The following are encoded together in the Neomonachus schauinslandi chromosome 15, ASM220157v2, whole genome shotgun sequence genome:
- the GSG1L2 gene encoding germ cell-specific gene 1-like protein 2, whose translation MDRARRQQVLTLLPVCLALAFSLAAMGSTHWCEGTRRVAKPLCRDQLGRMHCIHFIGGHSSGGRRDNRSQAVQYIWETGDDKFIQCRFHVGLWQSCEESLGSTGEKCRSFQSIIPAEEQGVLWLSIGAEILNILLLLTSAILLGSRVSYHGSGLHWLRVDASVAILMVLAGLLSMVAHMMYTTIFQITVNLGPEDWKPQTWDYGWSYCLAWVSFALCMAVSVMAMNRYTATRLEFIEKQRIQKGSRHSQQNFPEPKALESVWETKAAPSPDRHALVSVSEHLPPNDPGKVSMC comes from the exons ATGGACAGGGCCAGGCGGCAGCAGGTGCTGACCCTCCTCCCCGTCTGCCTCGCCCTGGCCTTCTCCCTCGCCGCCATGGGCAGCACCCACTGGTGCGAGGGGACCCGGAGGGTGGCGAAGCCTCTGTGCCGGGACCAGCTGGGCAGGATGCACTGCATTCACTTCATCGGGGGCCACAGCAGCGGTGGCAGGAGGGACAACAGGAGCCAGGCTGTCCAGTACATTTGGGAGACGGGGGACGACAAGTTCATCCAGTGCAGGTTCCACGTGGGGCTCTGGCAGTCCTGTGAGGAGAGCCTCGGCAGCACAG GTGAAAAGTGTAGGAGTTTCCAGAGTATAATACCAGCTGAAGAACAAG GTGTTCTGTGGTTGTCCATTGGGGCCGAAATCCTGAATATCCTTCTGTTGTTGACAAGTGCCATCCTCCTGGGCTCCAGAGTGAGTTATCATGGCTCTGGGCTCCACTGGCTCAGGGTGGACGCATCTGTGGCCATCCTCATGGTGCTCGCAG GGCTTCTCAGCATGGTGGCCCACATGATGTACACAACCATTTTTCAAATCACTGTGAACCTTGGACCAGAAGATTGGAAGCCTCAGACGTGGGACTACGGCTGGTCCTACTG CCTCGCGTGGGTTTCCTTTGCCCTCTGCATGGCTGTGTCGGTCATGGCCATGAACAGATACACAGCAACCCGCCTGGAGTTCATAGAGAAGCAGAGGATACAGAAGGGCAGTCGGCACTCTCAACAAAACTTCCCAGAACCCAAGGCTTTGGAAAGTGTTTGGGAAACAAAAGCTGCTCCCAGCCCTGACAGGCATGCCCTCGTGAGTGTGTCAGAGCACCTGCCACCAAATGACCCAGGCAAAGTGTCCATGTGCTAG